A single genomic interval of Daucus carota subsp. sativus chromosome 1, DH1 v3.0, whole genome shotgun sequence harbors:
- the LOC108218499 gene encoding uncharacterized protein LOC108218499 yields MDKSWISKDRDSLEYEVGVESFLIFAEENAKNRNKIPCPCARCGNFKKHSVKIIRGHLYEKGFSLGYVDWIWHGEKCPTSESAPKSSFGSNSVEIPTSENVDICEAAYERSEYIDDSGEFSRFVADAEQPLYEGSDNSKLESMLKLHNWKSRFGISDSAFTDLLSSVGSLLPKDHVLPENAYEANKTLTDLGLEYIKFHACPNDCILYRGLNIDASECPKCHLSRWKVGKDGKPRINVPANVMWYFPIIPRFKRMFKSPATAELMSWHSNKRIQDGQMRHPADSPSWRNIDYRWPEFGSESRNIRLALAADGINPHNNGLTNRYTCWPVVLVTYNLPPWLCMKRKFMMLTILVSGPHEPGNNIDVYLQPMIDDLKKLWDEGERNVYDAYTKSYFTLRAVLMWTINDFPAYGNLSGCVNKGYMACPICGDDTVAKHLKYSRKLCYQGHRRYLAPHHPYRRSKAAFNGEQDFGCARQPQSGEEVLRLQEQIEFTFGKEVKKAKKVDCPWKKKSIFFELEYWKFHHVRHCLDVMHIEKNVCDNLIGTLLNLPFKSKDSVDSRRDMIEMGVRPDLAPEVGEKRTYLPLPLILCQEQKKERC; encoded by the coding sequence ATGGACAAGTCTTGGATTTCAAAAGATAGGGATTCTTTAGAATATGAAGTGGGGGTTGAATCTTTCTTGATATTTGCTGAAGAAAATGCTAAGAATCGTAATAAAATCCCTTGCCCCTGTGCACGTTGTGGGAATTTTAAGAAGCATTCTGTTAAAATAATTAGAGgtcatttatatgaaaaaggaTTTAGTTTGGGGTATGTTGATTGGATATGGCACGGAGAAAAGTGTCCAACTAGCGAGTCAGCACCAAAGTCTTCTTTTGGTAGTAATTCAGTCGAAATTCCTACATCCGAAAATGTTGACATATGTGAAGCAGCGTATGAGAGgagtgaatatattgatgattCGGGTGAGTTTAGTAGGTTTGTCGCTGATGCAGAACAACCGTTATACGAGGGTAGCGACAACAGCAAATTAGAGTCGATGTTGAAATTACATAATTGGAAATCTAGGTTTGGCATAAGCGATAGTGCCTTCACCGATCTTCTTTCTTCTGTAGGGTCTTTACTGCCTAAAGACCATGTGTTACCCGAGAATGCGTATGAAGCAAACAAAACCCTAACTGATTTAGGACTTGAGTATATTAAGTTTCACGCGTGTCCAAATGATTGTATACTGTACAGGGGTTTAAATATTGATGCGTCGGAGTGCCCCAAGTGCCATCTGTCTCGTTGGAAGGTTGGAAAGGACGGTAAACCTAGGATTAATGTTCCAGCCAATGTAATGTGGTATTTTCCGATAATTCCTCGATTTAAACGGATGTTTAAATCTCCTGCCACAGCTGAACTTATGAGTTGGCATTCGAACAAGCGAATTCAAGATGGCCAAATGCGTCATCCAGCCGACTCTCCTTCTTGGAGGAATATTGACTATAGGTGGCCTGAATTTGGTAGTGAGTCTAGAAACATTCGCTTAGCATTAGCTGCTGATGGAATAAACCCGCACAACAATGGCCTTACCAATAGGTACACTTGCTGGCCAGTAGTTTTGGTAACTTATAACCTTCCTCCATGGTTATGCatgaagaggaagtttatgATGCTAACTATACTAGTTTCAGGTCCACATGAACCGGGTAATAACATTGACGTGTATTTGCAACCAATGATTGACGATCTGAAAAAGCTTTGGGATGAAGGTGAACGGAATGTATACGATGCGTATACAAAGTCTTATTTCACATTAAGAGCTGTTTTAATGTGGACCATAAACGACTTTCCAGCGTATGGGAATTTATCGGGCTGTGTGAATAAAGGTTATATGGCGTGTCCAATTTGTGGAGATGACACAGTAgctaaacatttaaaatatagcAGAAAACTGTGTTACCAAGGACATCGAAGATATTTGGCACCGCATCATCCCTATAGGAGGAGTAAGGCAGCTTTTAATGGAGAACAAGACTTTGGATGTGCACGTCAACCCCAATCTGGTGAAGAAGTGCTAAGGCTGCAGGAGCAGATTGAATTTACATTTGGGAAGGAGGTGAAAAAAGCAAAAAAAGTGGATTGTCCatggaagaagaagtcaattttCTTCGAGTTGGAGTATTGGAAATTTCATCACGTACGTCATTGTCTCGATGTTATGCACATTGAAAAAAATGTGTGTGATAATTTAATCGGGACATTGTTGAATCTTCCATTCAAGAGTAAAGATAGCGTGGACTCTCGTCGTGATATGATTGAAATGGGTGTGAGGCCTGACCTGGCTCCAGAAGTAGGAGAAAAGCGAACCTACCTCCCCCTGCCCCTTATACTTTGTCAAGAGCAGAAAAAAGAACGATGTTAG